Proteins from a genomic interval of Salmo salar chromosome ssa14, Ssal_v3.1, whole genome shotgun sequence:
- the LOC106568717 gene encoding KN motif and ankyrin repeat domain-containing protein 4: MMDKQNGNGPKAPENRVKGKPPPYSVETPYGFHLDLDFLKYVDDIEKGHTIKRVPIQRRSRGQRPSTLPRHLNLSGLGYRPTPWGSTGALAPRSRLADPPYGSWAYDGRSSASAGRYKSVAEMEASIRAFDEQPLGEHIRPNLLRASSLPLTVLLRKGSESTENPASLQSSRDHLGGRDMSTEDSFYSLDCSSDFRSSQDFSGTLRRLTEALERVGELEEEVRVIPELKAQICILQEERERFRLGLNPRPRSQTLVNGAKNPSYATSDLKRPRKESNLFTHNNDVTDDDSNQTHEWRTSTDLDELLTVTSLQAKVAMLEQRLHESSLDLQNATLLLREQQEEGRRKELRMKQLTRNTGGWVRAERVPVDQDDEEIDNYSRWSLAGAHGASSREMFTEGESLSTNAVAIGTNRQNSGTQIEGLGDHHIWVSASSSMMEVQAGQHNSEMVLHRFDREPGLAVTMEHMPQKEASPGGMEQPVAALHVKRIQVLLKQQWACLCGGTATEGGKALEHPDPKVNSLQEEMMSLVHTLSSYYNNGSSDREDFQGAPKSIMKRNGGAQTSKNLHFAGVNSGFETTPNEDLDSKSHENVDISDLQQQPEGQLYPGEMVEKPAEHGGSNHGDQKEGDPSQEMMEGTNPMDQTTQYVHPDSHTDSGENLKAGQKQAKIDTNKEEPMEAEPDPNRDSKHELKDRDTVDGEFIAACNFLKDHMDNMDNPNDEMRRALVVLFRDWFRVAAEEDSLANTVSVYLREVRKATPSLLPFLVNMADDNGNTVLHYSVSHANYPIVSLLLDTGVCEVDLQNKAGYTTVMLASLTAPDGSGDMEVVRRLMELGDVNARASQGGQTALMLAVRHGRGLMVRLLLRCGADPNVQDRQGATALMCACERGHTHVARLLLERAECDTSLTDQRGRTALFVAQQGSYGDITALIQAHHTHAGTSL, from the exons ATGATGGACAAGCAAAATG GAAATGGGCCCAAAGCCCCAGAGAATAGGGTGAAGGGGAAGCCTCCTCCGTACTCGGTGGAGACACCCTATGGCTTCCACCTGGACCTGGACTTCCTCAAGTACGTTGACGACATCGAGAAGGGCCACACCATAAAGAGGGTCCCCATCCAGCGCCGGAGCAGGGGGCAGAGGCCCAGCACACTCCCCAGACACCTCAACCTCTCTGGGCTTGGCTATCGGCCTACACCCTGGGGCTCCACTGGAGCTCTGGCCCCCAGGTCTCGCCTAGCCGACCCCCCCTATGGCTCCTGGGCTTATGATGGCAGGTCGTCAGCCTCCGCTGGAAGGTATAAGTCTGTGGCTGAGATGGAAGCCAGTATCCGAGCCTTTGATGAGCAGCCCTTGGGGGAGCACATCAGGCCAAATCTCCTGCGGGCCTCCAGCCTGCCTCTCACCGTCCTGCTGAGGAAAGGTTCCGAGTCAACTGAAAACCCAGCCAGTCTCCAAAGCTCCAGAGACCATCTCGGAGGAAGGGACATGTCCACAGAAGACAGCTTCTACTCCCTGGACTGCTCATCCGACTTTCGGTCAAGCCAGGACTTTTCTGGAACCCTCCGCCGCCTCACCGAAGCCCTGGAGCGCGTTGGCGAGCTGGAGGAGGAGGTCCGGGTCATCCCGGAGctcaaggcacagatctgcatcctgcaggaggagagggagaggttccGTCTTGGACTGAATCCCCGACCCAGATCCCAAACCCTGGTCAACGGGGCCAAAAACCCCTCTTATGCGACCTCTGACCTCAAAAGACCCAGGAAAGAAAGTAACCTCTTCACCCACAACAACGATGTCACCGATGACGACTCTAACCAGACACACGAATGGAGGACGAGCACAGACCTAGACGAGCTTCTTACAGTGACATCCCTGCAAGCCAAAGTGGCCATGCTGGAGCAAAGGCTTCATGAGAGCAGCTTGGACCTCCAGAATGCCACCTTGCTgctgagagaacaacaggaggagggCCGGAGGAAGGAATTGAGGATGAAGCAGCTCACCAGAAACACTGGGGGCTGGGTGAGAGCGGAGAGAGTCCCAGTGGACCAAGATGATGAAGAGATCGATAATTATTCTAGATGGTCTTTAGCAGGTGCGCATGGTGCGTCCAGTCGAGAAATGTTTACTGAAGGAGAATCTTTGTCGACCAATGCAGTGGCCATCGGAACAAATAGACAAAACTCTGGCACTCAGATCGAGGGCCTTGGAGATCATCACATTTGGGTTTCAGCTAGCTCTTCCATGATGGAGGTCCAAGCTGGTCAACACAATTCAGAAATGGTGCTCCATCGCTTTGACAGAGAACCAGGCCTGGCAGTAACCATGGAGCACATGCCGCAGAAAGAAGCCTCCCCAGGTGGCATGGAGCAACCTGTGGCAGCCCTCCACGTGAAGAGGATCCAGGTTCTCCTGAAACAGCAGTGGGCGTGTCTGTGTGGGGGGACAGCAACAGAGGGGGGCAAGGCCCTGGAGCACCCAGACCCCAAGGTCAATTCGCTACAGGAGGAGATGATGAGTCTGGTTCATACTCTTTCCTCTTACTACAACAATGGATCCAGTGACAGAGAGGATTTTCAAGGAG CCCCGAAATCTATCATGAAGAGAAATGGCGGTGCTCAGACGTCAAAGAACCTCCACTTTGCGGGTGTTAACAGCGG CTTTGAAACAACACCAAATGAGGATTTGGACAGTAAGAGCCATGAGAATGTGGACATCTCCGACCTACAGCAACAGCCAGAAGGACAACTCTACCCTGGGGAGATGGTAGAGAAACCTGCAGAACATGGTGGTTCCAACCATGGAGACCAGAAAGAGGGAGACCCAAGTCAAGAGATGATGGAAGGAACCAATCCAATGGACCAAACTACTCAATATGTACATCCAGACTCACATACAGATAGTGGTGAAAATCTGAAAGCTGGCCAAAAACAGGCCAAGATAGACACCAACAAAGAGGAACCTATGGAGGCAGAACCAGACCCAAACAGAGATTCCAAACATGAACTGAAAGACAG ggacactgtagatggagagttCATAGCAGCGTGTAATTTCCTCAAAGATCACATGGACAACATGGATAACCCCAATGATGAAATG AGGCGGGCGTTGGTGGTGCTGTTCCGAGATTGGTTCCGGGTGGCGGCTGAGGAGGACTCCTTGGCCAATACCGTGTCTGTGtacctcagagaggtgaggaaggCCACGCCCTCGCTCCTCCCCTTCCTTGTTAACATGGCGGACGACAACGGCAACACAGTGTTGCACTACAGCGTATCCCATGCCAACTACCCCATCGTCAGCCTGCTACTGGACACAG gtgtgtgtgaggtggaccTCCAGAACAAGGCTGGGTACACAACGGTGATGCTGGCCTCCCTAACGGCCCCTGACGGCTCTGGGGACATGGAGGTGGTCCGCAGGCTCATGGAGCTGGGGGACGTCAACGCTCGAGCCAGCCAG gggGGTCAGACAGCTCTGATGCTAGCAGTGAGACATGGCCGGGGCCTGATGGTGCGTCTGCTGCTACGCTGCGGGGCCGACCCCAATGTCCAGGACCGCCAGGGGGCCACGGCCCTCATGTGTGCCTGTGAGAGGGGCCACACACACGTTGCCCGGCTTCTGCTGGAGAGGGCTGAGTGTGACACCAGCCTCACAGACCAG CGTGGTCGCACGGCCCTCTTCGTGGCCCAGCAGGGGTCCTACGGTGACATCACAGCCCTCATCCAGGCCCACCACACACACGCTGGGACATCTCTCTGA